The proteins below are encoded in one region of Mangifera indica cultivar Alphonso chromosome 7, CATAS_Mindica_2.1, whole genome shotgun sequence:
- the LOC123221863 gene encoding pentatricopeptide repeat-containing protein At3g06430, chloroplastic, whose product MGMASISLSFSSSLLSSSPLSHTQHNAKSSKTKSSYFKLVIQSASPAQTAKVDSSPRKRLWKEGEYPGVSVTEIPGYRSKKTPIKNVKKKLDRKAKAKAWVNTVTETLSDHILKKQWLQALEVFEMLKEQPFYEPKEGTYMKLLVLLGRTGQPQRAHQLFDEMVEEGIEPTSALYTALLAAYCRNNLIDEAFSVLNQMKTLPKCQPDIFTYSTLIKACVDPLRFELVETLYEDMNARGITPNTVTQNIVLSGYGKAGKYEQMETVLSGMLESTTCKPDVWTMNTVISVFANKGQVDMMERWYEKFRNFGIEPETRTFNILIGAYGKKRMYDKMSSVMEYMRKLQFPWTTSTYNNVIEAFADVGDAKHMEYTFEQMRVEGMRTDAKTFCCLINGYANAGLFHKVISSVRLAAKFEIPEDTSFFNAVISACAKAEDLMEMERVFKRMKVKQTQPDSRTFGIMMEAYAKVGMNDKVYDLGQERLRMLAEAPKNDQATEMVDF is encoded by the exons ATGGGCATGGCATCGATATCTCTCTCATTCTCTTCTTCACTACTTTCCTCTTCTCCTCTTTCTCACACTCAGCACAATGCCAAGTCCAGCAAAACCAAGTCTTCGTACTTCAAGTTGGTTATTCAGTCTGCATCCCCTGCACAAACCGCCAAAGTAGATTCTTCTCCTAGAAAGAGACTCTGGAAAGAAGGAGAATACCCTGGCGTTTCCGTGACTGAAATACCTGGCTATCGCTCAAAGAAAACACccattaaaaatgttaaaaagaaaCTTGACCGCAAGGCCAAAGCTAAGGCATGGGTCAACACTGTCACTGAAACCTTATCTGATCATATTCTCAAGAAGCAGTGGCTTCAAGCCCTTGAG GTGTTTGAGATGCTTAAAGAACAACCCTTTTATGAGCCAAAAGAGGGCACTTATATGAAACTCCTCGTTCTTCTTGGAAGAACTGGGCAGCCCCAGCGTGCTCATCAGCTTTTTGATGAAATGGTGGAAGAAGGAATTGAACCCACATCTGCACTTTACACTGCCTTGCTTGCAGCTTATTGTCGAAATAATCTTATTGATGAGGCTTTCTCTGTTCTTAACCAAATGAAAACTCTTCCTAAATGTCAGCCGGATATTTTTACCTATAGTACTTTAATTAAGGCTTGTGTTGATCCTTTGCGTTTTGAATTAGTTGAGACTTTGTATGAAGATATGAATGCAAGAGGGATAACTCCAAACACGGTCACCCAAAACATTGTATTAAGTGGATATGGTAAGGCAGGAAAATACGAACAAATGGAGACAGTGTTGTCAGGCATGTTGGAGAGCACCACATGCAAACCTGATGTTTGGACAATGAATACTGTTATTAGCGTGTTTGCTAACAAGGGTCAGGTTGATATGATGGAGCGTTGGTATGAAAAGTTTCGTAATTTTGGTATTGAGCCTGAAACAAGGACCTTTAACATCTTGATTGGTGCTTACGGTAAGAAACGGATGTATGACAAAATGTCATCTGTGATGGAATACATGCGTAAGCTTCAGTTTCCATGGACAACTTCAACTTATAACAATGTGATTGAGGCTTTTGCAGATGTAGGGGATGCAAAACACATGGAGTACACATTTGAACAGATGCGTGTGGAGGGTATGAGAACAGATGCCAAGACGTTTTGTTGTCTTATTAATGGATATGCTAATGCAGGTCTCTTCCATAAGGTTATTAGCAGTGTTAGGTTGGCTGCAAAGTTTGAGATACCCGAGGATACATCATTTTTTAATGCGGTCATATCTGCATGTGCAAAGGCTGAGGATTTGATGGAGATGGAGAGAGTTTTTAAGCGGATGAAAGTGAAGCAAACTCAACCAGATTCTAGAACTTTTGGTATCATGATGGAGGCATATGCAAAAGTAGGTATGAATGACAAGGTATATGATCTAGGACAGGAGAGATTGAGGATGCTTGCCGAGGCTCCTAAAAACGATCAAGCTACTGAAATGGTTGATTTCTGA